From Salvia splendens isolate huo1 chromosome 3, SspV2, whole genome shotgun sequence, a single genomic window includes:
- the LOC121795450 gene encoding late embryogenesis abundant protein, group 3-like, which produces MKATTKLVLFLLAVVVLVGVGSSTATTIKDESWTEWAKDKISEGLGFSADDAKDKVADKSSHGYDATVDDAKDKAANTAEHGYDATIDAAKYTKDKAANTAERGYYATKSAKDKAASTAEHGYDASKSAKDKAANTAEHGFDAAKSAKDKAVNAVKHGYDATIDAAEYAKDKAGNAAEYIKDKAASAAKHGSDATIDAAKYATEKAGDAAEHGYDAVKYAKDEAADAAKHGSDATIEGAKYAKDKAANAAKYGSDATIDAASGSGQYASEKAGDMKKMAEEEVSWTKEKAKEAFEAARLKAEAAKDAIASNLKSTKSNKIKDEEL; this is translated from the exons ATGAAGGCCACAACAAAGCTAGTGTTGTTCTTGTTGGCGGTGGTGGTGCTAGTGGGCGTGGGTAGCAGCACCGCAACAACCATCAAGGACGAGTCATGGACCGAATGGGCCAAAGACAAGATCTCTGAGGGCCTCGGCTTCAGCGCCGACGACGCTAAGGACAAGGTCGCCGACAAGTCCAGTCACGGTTATGATGCTACAGTCGACGACGCCAAAGACAAGGCTGCCAACACGGCCGAGCACGGCTATGACGCCACAATCGACGCCGCCAAGTACACCAAGGACAAGGCTGCCAACACAGCCGAGCGCGGCTACTACGCCACCAAGTCCGCCAAAGACAAGGCTGCCAGCACGGCCGAGCACGGCTACGATGCTTCCAAGTCCGCCAAAGACAAGGCTGCTAACACAGCCGAGCACGGCTTCGATGCTGCCAAGTCCGCTAAAGACAAGGCTGTCAACGCGGTCAAGCACGGCTACGATGCCACAATAGACGCGGCCGAGTACGCCAAGGACAAGGCTGGCAACGCGGCCGAGTACATCAAGGACAAGGCTGCCAGTGCGGCCAAACACGGATCTGATGCCACAATAGATGCCGCTAAGTACGCCACCGAGAAGGCTGGCGACGCGGCCGAGCACGGCTACGACGCCGTTAAGTACGCTAAAGACGAGGCTGCCGACGCGGCCAAACACGGCTCCGATGCAACAATCGAAGGTGCTAAGTACGCCAAAGACAAGGCTGCAAACGCTGCCAAATACGGCTCCGATGCCACTATCGATGCGGCCTCCG GAAGCGGGCAGTATGCTTCGGAGAAGGCCGGGGATATGAAGAAGATGGCGGAGGAAGAAGTGAGTTGGACGAAGGAGAAGGCGAAGGAGGCATTTGAGGCGGCCAGATTGAAGGCTGAGGCAGCTAAAGATGCGATTGCATCAAATCTCAAATCAACCAAATCAAATAAGATCAAGGACGAGGAGCTCTAA
- the LOC121797457 gene encoding 50S ribosomal protein L3-2, mitochondrial-like, with amino-acid sequence MAAASRGLVSRVRHLLSAGPSLRSLSFAQLRSFTAEPEFETTTSRIIEPKPCVMTPDSRRTGTIAVKCGMTALWDKWGARVPITILWMDDNIVSQVKLPETEGFCALQIGCGQKKEKHLRKPEVGHFRAQGVPMKRKLREFPVTEDALLPVGTTLDVRHFVPGQYVDVTGITKGKGFQGGMKRWGFKGMPASHGASLSHRSIGSTGQRDAPGKVFKGKKMPGHMGVEQRTVKNVWVYKIDPARNLVWVRGQVPGATGNFVFIKDAVYKKPDVTLLPFPTYFATEDEDPSQLEPIVADHGDIDPFMAAD; translated from the exons ATGGCGGCCGCGTCGAGAGGCCTCGTTTCTCGTGTCAGGCACCTCCTCTCCGCCGGCCCCTCTCTTAGATCCCTATCATTTGCCCAGCTGCGGAGTTTCACCGCCGAGCCAGAATTCGAAACCACCACATCCCGAATCATCGAACCCAAACCCTGCGTCATGACTCCCGATTCCAGGCGAACTGGCACCATCGCCGTTAAATGTGGAATGACGGCGCTCTGGGACAAGTGGGGCGCCAGGGTTCCTATTACCATTCTCTGGATGGATGATAACATCGTCTCCCAAGTCAAACTCCCCGAAACCGAAGGGTTTTGTGCGCTTCAG ATTGGATGTGGACAAAAAAAGGAGAAACATTTGAGAAAGCCTGAAGTAGGTCATTTCAGAGCTCAAGGTGTGCCCATGAAAAGGAAGCTCAGGGAGTTTCCAGTGACTGAGGATGCTCTTCTTCCTGTCGGAACAACACTAGATGTCCGCCATTTTGTTCCGGGGCAATATGTTGATGTAACCGGAATTACAAAAGGGAAGGGGTTTCAG GGTGGTATGAAAAGGTGGGGATTTAAAGGTATGCCTGCATCACATGGTGCATCATTGTCACATCGGAGTATTGGCTCTACTGGTCAAAGGGATGCGCCAGGAAAG GTTTTCAAGGGAAAGAAGATGCCTGGGCACATGGGTGTTGAACAGAGAACAGTTAAAAATGTTTGGGTTTACAAAATTGACCCGGCAAGGAACCTGGTGTGGGTGAGAGGCCAG GTCCCAGGCGCAACAGGAAATTTTGTCTTCATAAAAGATGCTGTGTACAAGAAGCCAGACGTCACTTTGCTTCCATTTCCTACTTATTTTGCAACAGAAGACGAGGACCCGTCACAATTGGAACCTATAGTAGCTGATCATGGTGATATAGACCCCTTCATGGCAGCAGATTGA